The Eleginops maclovinus isolate JMC-PN-2008 ecotype Puerto Natales chromosome 3, JC_Emac_rtc_rv5, whole genome shotgun sequence genome includes a region encoding these proteins:
- the LOC134861984 gene encoding CCN family member 3-like translates to MTNLSEKVIFIFLTAQVFTLVRSQTCPRRCQCPKEPPMCPPGVPLILDDCVCCLVCARQKGQVCSEMNPCDTRKGLQCDYSVDVHKRTGACAANKGDVCVLDGSVYQSGQSFFPSCKYQCFCRDGQIACVPRCNLDVMLPGPDCPMPRRVQVPGECCEKWVCEPQNEASALGGFAMAAFRQEDTVSFDGFDPSLNCIEQTTDWGACSQTCGMGVSTRVTNKNSRCEMVKQSQLCMIRPCDDQQDQTQLTHLAPKRGSKCQRMVRSDKAVHLSYKNCTSVQAYKPRYCGTCTDSRCCTPHRTKTALVEFRCANRKTSRRPVMVILTCACHTHCPRDNAVWQPTELGYSGYRS, encoded by the exons ATGACCAATCTGTCCGAGAAAGTTATTTTTATCTTCCTAACTGCACAG GTGTTCACACTGGTCCGGTCCCAGACCTGTCCTCGAAGGTGCCAGTGCCCTAAGGAGCCCCCCATGTGTCCCCCCGGAGTGCCTTTGATCCTGGATGATTGCGTCTGCTGCCTGGTGTGTGCCCGTCAGAAAGGGCAGGTCTGCTCTGAAATGAATCCCTGTGACACACGCAAAGGTCTGCAGTGTGACTACAGCGTCGACGTCCACAAGAGGACTGGTGCCTGTGCTG CTAATAagggagatgtgtgtgttttggatggTTCTGTCTATCAGAGCGGCCAGAGCTTCTTCCCCAGCTGTAAATACCAGTGTTTTTGCCGTGATGGGCAGATCGCCTGTGTGCCACGCTGCAATTTGGACGTGATGTTGCCCGGGCCAGACTGCCCGATGCCACGCCGGGTCCAGGTGCCTGGAGAGTGCTGCGAGAAGTGGGTGTGCGAGCCCCAGAATGAGGCCAGTGCACTGGGCGGCTTTGCCATGGCCG CCTTTCGTCAGGAAGACACAGTAAGCTTTGATGGTTTTGACCCCAGCCTGAACTGCATTGAGCAGACCACAGATTGGGGTGCTTGCTCTCAAACCTGCGGCATGGGAGTGTCCACCAGGGTCACCAATAAGAACAGTCGGTGTGAGATGGTGAAGCAGAGCCAGCTGTGTATGATCAGACCATGTGACGACCAGCAGGACCAGACCCAGCTGACACATCTTGCACCAAAG AGAGGCAGTAAGTGTCAGAGGATGGTGAGGAGCGACAAAGCTGTTCACCTCTCCTATAAGAACTGCACCAGTGTCCAGGCCTACAAGCCTCGCTACTGTGGCACCTGCACAGACAGCCGCTGTTGCACCCCCCACAGAACCAAGACCGCCCTGGTGGAGTTCCGGTGTGCCAACCGTAAAACCAGTAGGAGACCAGTCATGGTGATCCTGACCTGTGCTTGCCATACCCACTGCCCCCGAGACAATGCTGTGTGGCAGCCAACAGAGCTGGGATACAGCGGTTATAGGTCATAA